The genome window GCTCCGAATGTCCTTGCTGATTTCTTCGTCTGCCTTTGTCATTTCTTCCAATATACTTTTACCAGCTGTATAGACAGCATGCATATTTTTTACTAACTCTTTATTTACATCATTATTCATATGATCCAGAATAGCATCCACTTTATCGATGAAATCAGAATGAAAGTTTTTCAACTGATTTCTTGTGCCTGTACGAAAGGTGTCTGTGTAACTACTAAACTCATCGATACTGGATTGCAGGGTTTGTAAAGTTGCCTGTAACTCACGGATATCCATCTTTATCTGTGCGGTTCCCAATGGTAAACTCCTCTCTCCTATTTTCTCATCTAAAAGGAACGGATTCAATAGCGACAATCAGTCGATTCAGTTCTCTAATCATTTCTTCTATTTTTTCCCGCATCTCTTCTTCGACAGAGGCATTTTCTAAGTCCATTTGCTCAAAATTTTTCTGTATGCCCTCTTTGGCATCTTCCAAAAAAGAGATCATATTTGATACTAAGCTAGAGGAAAAGCTTGACGTATAGTTTGCCATTATCTTTCACCAGCTCTTTCCATTTCCACTTGTAACGATTGCATGTCCTGTGCGGAAAACTCAATTGATGTCATCTTTTTTTCTACAACTAGCTCTTCTTTCATAAGCAGTTCAAATGCTTCTTCCATCTCATCTTTAAAACCCATATGTAGGACATTTGTAATCAAAGGCTCTGTGAAATAAAGGATAGCATCTTTCTTCATTTCTCCTACAGGATAAACCACACCGCCGTACGGAAAAAACGTTTGATAGCCTGTTGGAACGGTATAACGTTTAGTGATGACAATTTTGGCTGCTGAAGAAGTTTGCTGTTCTGGCAGAAAGTAAAGGGGATTCAGTTCCACAACTGACCCTAATGGCAGCACTTCTCTCATTATTTCTATGCAGGAAGTAACGAAGGGGAAGAAAAGATGGTCCTGTAAACGATAATGGGACTGTCTAAACTGAATCACATGCTCCTTATCCTCTTTTCTATAATAAATGGCCTCCTGGTTGGTGCTCTTTATATCATAGGAACGGAGCCCTTGCTTATAAGCAAAATAGAGTTCCCGAAAGACGAGCTCGTCCTCCAGATATAAGTCAGCAAACGCATGGATTGCCGTACGATATTTATCCTTTGATTCATCGGATAAAGAATCCATGAGCTGAGCTATTTTTTTCATTGCCAACGCCTTTAACTGTTTTCTATCATTCAAATGGCTCCCTCCCTGCCATGTAAATATTTTACATACATATATTATAAATGAGGGAATGGAAAATGATAAGGTGAAAAATAGCTAAATACCAAAGACCTACTTATATTCCTTTATTTTCCTAAATAACTCTTCATTCAAATGCTGTCTCTGATAATTTTAAATCCCGAAAGACTTGACTCCCTCAAACGCTAGTTTTGCTTTTTCCTACTAAATTTTCTAAAATTAGATTCTATCCTCCTTAGTATATTTTTTGAAATCCTGCAATCCTTGAGCCTTATAAGGATGAAATGGATTTAATATTTTATTGCTTTTATAAATGTGAAAGTTAAATAACGAAAAAAGGAGTTTTCTTAATGAGGATTTATTGAAAGAATACTTAGAATTGAGGACTTTTAGAAAGATACAAATACTTAGAGAATTCTTATCCGAATAAACAAAATATATGGAAATGGAGCCGAGTAAAAAAAACTATATTTGAATGAAGCTGATGAAGAAGAGTACATTTAAATACAACAAAAATAGCCCCAAGACTTCAATTTATCCAAGGAGCTATCCGTAAACTATACTTTTCCTGCTACTGTTTTATAAGTTGCTGACAGTGTCTTTTTCTCCTTACTATTTACCCTTTTAAATAAAAACTCTCTCCCGCCCACTAGGCACGAGGATGAAATTGACTATATACATCTTTCAATCTAGTTTTTGTTACATGGGTGTATATTTGAGTTGTCGAGATATCAGCATGACCGAGCATTTCCTGCACCGCTCTTAAATCAGCACCATTTTCTAATAAATGAGTTGCAAACGAATGTCTTAATGTGTGCGGTGTTATTTCTTTTTCAATATGGGCTTCCTTCCCTAAACGCTTTAAAATTTTCCAAAAGCCTTGTCTTGTTAATCGATTGCCATGGTGATTTAAGAACAAGGAATGCTCCGTGGATTTCTTTTGGTTTAAAAATGTTGGTCTCCCTTGATGCAAATAATCCTCCAATGCCCTCGTAGCTGCTCCGCCAATAGGGATGATTCTTTCTTTGTTCCCTTTTCCTATACAGCGGATAAACCCCATTGTAAGATGAACATCATCCATATTTAAATTGATCAACTCACTCACACGGATTCCTGTTGCATAGAGAAGCTCAAGCATCGCTTTATCTCTGAGTCCATAATGGTCATTTTTATGAGGAAAATCAAGCAGTGCTTCTACTTCCTCCATAGAAAGAACTTTTGGCAATGTTCTTTCTGCCTGCGGTGTTTCAATATGTACAGTTGGATCCTCTTCAAGCACACGATCGCGGAATAAAAATTGATGAAATGCACGAATAGATGCTATATGTCGTGCGATTGTTTTAGAGGACTTTCCTTGGTCCTTTAAAAAACCTAAAAAGCGAATAATGTGGGAACGCTGTATTTCTTTGAGATTACATTGTTCTACATTTTTCATATATTTTATATAGCTTTTCAAGTCTCTTTCATATGATACAAGTGTATTACTCGCTAAACCCTTTTCCACTAATAAATAATGTATAAAATCTTTTAATTGATCTTCCATAGGACTATTCCCCATTTAAGTAAAACAGGAATATTCGATCCCTCCATGAATATTTTTCTGTTTCCAGACTATTATCTGCATTCACCTTGATGGCAGAACCTGATGGCTCATCATAGCGATGTAGTTGTTGATATTCTTGATTAAACCAAACGATTGCATAATAAAAAAGAATCGTACATCCTGTAAATAGGAGAAATACTTTTAGTGTATTTATAATTGCTTTTGTCCATCTCATCCAAAATCCCTCCATAACTTCTATAATACAAGCTATGCCAGATTGGACATTTAATATACCTAATGGACCTATTATTCTTATTATAATAGAAATAAATATTATTTAAAGCGTTATGCGTTGAATAATTTACTTCCACTTTTTCATTTGGTATCTTATGTAAATGCGATAAAGGTAACATTCCTATTTTCGATTAGTAATTAACAAAAATAAAAAACCTTCTCTACTGAAAAGGTTTATTCTGCGGATGAAACATCCTCGCTTTTTTCCGTGCAACGATGACAAATACCATGAAATGTTAGACGATGATCTTTAATTTTAAAATTCCAGTCACGCTCTACTAATTTCTCTACATCTCCTAGTAAATCTTCTTGAATTTCATCCACTGCTCCACATTCAATACATACTAAATGGTGATGAAAGTGGGCTGCACCTTCTTGTCTCAAATCATACCTAGAAACACCGTCACCAAAATTTATTTTATCAACAATCTTCAATTCCGTTAGTAGTTCAAGTGTGCGATATACGGTTGCCAATCCAATTTCAGGAGATTTCTCTTTAACGAGTAAGTATACATCTTCTGCACTGAGATGGTCTTCTTCATTTTCTAATAATACTCGAACTGTTGCTTCCCTTTGGGGAGTTAATTTATAGCTCG of Niallia circulans contains these proteins:
- a CDS encoding DUF4176 domain-containing protein encodes the protein MNDRKQLKALAMKKIAQLMDSLSDESKDKYRTAIHAFADLYLEDELVFRELYFAYKQGLRSYDIKSTNQEAIYYRKEDKEHVIQFRQSHYRLQDHLFFPFVTSCIEIMREVLPLGSVVELNPLYFLPEQQTSSAAKIVITKRYTVPTGYQTFFPYGGVVYPVGEMKKDAILYFTEPLITNVLHMGFKDEMEEAFELLMKEELVVEKKMTSIEFSAQDMQSLQVEMERAGER
- the xerD gene encoding site-specific tyrosine recombinase XerD yields the protein MEDQLKDFIHYLLVEKGLASNTLVSYERDLKSYIKYMKNVEQCNLKEIQRSHIIRFLGFLKDQGKSSKTIARHIASIRAFHQFLFRDRVLEEDPTVHIETPQAERTLPKVLSMEEVEALLDFPHKNDHYGLRDKAMLELLYATGIRVSELINLNMDDVHLTMGFIRCIGKGNKERIIPIGGAATRALEDYLHQGRPTFLNQKKSTEHSLFLNHHGNRLTRQGFWKILKRLGKEAHIEKEITPHTLRHSFATHLLENGADLRAVQEMLGHADISTTQIYTHVTKTRLKDVYSQFHPRA
- a CDS encoding YqzK family protein, which encodes MRWTKAIINTLKVFLLFTGCTILFYYAIVWFNQEYQQLHRYDEPSGSAIKVNADNSLETEKYSWRDRIFLFYLNGE
- a CDS encoding Fur family transcriptional regulator; translation: MESRIDRIKKLLHSSSYKLTPQREATVRVLLENEEDHLSAEDVYLLVKEKSPEIGLATVYRTLELLTELKIVDKINFGDGVSRYDLRQEGAAHFHHHLVCIECGAVDEIQEDLLGDVEKLVERDWNFKIKDHRLTFHGICHRCTEKSEDVSSAE